The DNA segment GATGAATCTCAGTACGGCCGAGGAAGAATCGTCGTCGTCGGCGCAAGAGATTCACATCCCTGCTGACATCAACTGGGAGATGCTCGACAAGTCAAAGTTCTTTATACTAGGAGCGGCTCTCTTCTCAGGGGTCTCTGGAGCTCTCTACCCAGCTGTCTTGATGAAGACTCGGCAGCAAGTTTGTCATCACTCTCAGGGCTCTTGCATCAGAGGTGCGTTTACTCTCGTCAGACACGAAGGCTTGAGAGGGTTGTATAGAGGGTTTGGCACTTCTCTGATGGGAACCATCCCTGCACGTGCCTTGTACATGACGGCGTTGGAGGTTACCAAGAGTAGTGTAGGCTCTGCTGCCGTCGGGTTAGGTTTTACTGAGGGTAAGGCTTCCGCTGCTGCTAATGCCGTTGGTGGGTTAACGGCTGCGATGGCTGCTCAGCTTGTTTGGACGCCTGTTGATGTGGTGAGCCAGAGGCTTATGGTGCAAGGAAGCAGCGGTCTTAGGTGTTGTGATTACGTTAACGGGTTCGATGCTTTTAAGAAGATCGTTCGAGCTGATGGAGTTAAGGGGTTATACAGAGGGTTTGGGATATCGATTCTGACGTATGCTCCGTCTAATGCGGTTTGGTGGGCGTCTTACTCCGTTGCGCAGAGGATGGTTTGGGGTGGAGTTGGGTGTTATGTTTGTAAGAAGGACGGAGAGAGTGGGAACGCGATGAAACCGGACTCGAAGACGGTGATGGCTGTTCAGGGAGTTAGTGCTGCGATTGCTGGGAGTGTTTCTGCTTTGATTACAATGCCGCTGGATACAATCAAGACGAGGTTGCAGGTTCTTGATGGGGAAGATAGTAATGGGAAGCGTGGTGGACCGAGTATTGGACAGACGGTGAGGAACTTGGTTAGGGAAGGTGGATGGACAGCTTGTTATAGAGGGTTGGGACCGAGATGTGCTTCAATGTCAATGTCTGCAACGACTATGATCACTACCTACGAGTTCTTGAAACGGCTTTCGGCTAAGAACCATGACGGGTTTTACTCTAAATCATAGTGTTAACAGCAGCTCAGAGAACCACATAGAAGAATCTTTTATGAGAAAtgtcatttatttttcttacttGTCTTTGCTGTTCTGTTCTGCTCTTTCCTTTGTTTCCAGTCATATTGTAAGGAATGTGTTCAAAGTCAGTTGTTTCTAAATAAAGAAATGTTTATTCCCACATTTAGCCTTGGACTCCAGGTTTGGATCGGTTCACCATAACCGCGCTACTAAACCGGTATGATAAATTATGACTTGTAAGACTTTGTTGGACGAGACTTGATTTGGCAATATGTTAGAATCAGCAAGTCATGAATCACTTTTGGAAATTGATTAACAGGTTTGATTGTGActttatataattgaaaatgctgtcttttgtttttttgtatgaTCATTGTTAGTGTTTCAGGAACACAAGTTTGTATCTGTCGCATAAGTCAACGACTCATGGAGCAGAATCTTACGTTTCTTCTTACCGTAttcgaaataattttataggaAATAATTGGTTAACAGACGGctttgatattttattcatGAACATGTCCAAGAAATGGTAATATTATCAAGTATCTTAGGTGTGTGATGACATCTTCTCAAACTGATAAATGAGACTCAAAAGTAGAATGTttcaacctctttttttttaattcaagttTACCGAATAAAAAAGTAGATTCTTCATTAAATGTTTATCAAAAACATTGTCAACTAGATTGCAAAATATTCAGAAATGTATCTTACACGTCCACGGAGTGGAATGcagaatctgtttttttttctgtttttattaaTCATGTTCATACAAAATCAAAGCATAGTTTACACAAGAGATAGTAAGGGAAGATTAAAAGTGTGTTCCAAACTGAAGATTGCGGtggttcttgttcttgttgtgATATTTTAACACATACATAAAGTGAAATTGAAACATAAAAAAGTAACAACAAGCAAGAGAACTAGTAGTAGTAGCCAAGGATGACTTCCCCTTTAGGTGGGAAACATTGAAACAGCACCAAAAGATCCAATGTCTCAGATATGGACAGAGAAATGGTGCAACTCCCCACCTCCATGCATGTCATTGGACTGACCATGAACAAGCATAGCTCGGTTAGTCTGAGTTGGGATTGGGAAACCTGAAAACTGGAATTCAGTGTGTCCGAAGATATCAGCACCGTCGGAAACACATGTAACGTCAGAGCCAGAAGTGGTTGAGCCGCCACGGTCTTTGTTGTGCTGCAGCATATGAGCTTTGAATCTAGACATGTTTGCCTGTTGGACCGACTTGTCACGTTCTTGCTCTTTAGCAGCAACCTGTTCGGATTCTTGAAGAAGTTTTTTGGTGTTGAGGAATCTTCCACCGGATCCTCTTGGCCTTTTAAGAGCATGGACATGTCGAGATTCATGAAGATACGGCTGTTGCAGTAAAGAAAAAGACAGAGATGAGCATAGCTTTCTAAATGAGAAGCTGTTGTTGGTTCCTTATTATACCTTTCGGGCTTTGATTAGTTTGTTCTGAGCCTCAAGCTTGGCACGTTGCTGCCTCCTCCTCATGATAGCATGGTATTGCTTCGCATTGACAAAGACTGGCTCAGCTTCAGTGATCTCCACTGGTAGTGCAACTCTACCAGGAACCATACCCACCATTTGGGGATTGCATGTCTGCAAAAGAGATAAAGAGACTTGTGATCACTGCAAAGCATGGCAGAAGAAGAAAGTATACTAAAGAAAGGTCTTACTAACCGGTGCATGTGGAAGATAAGGTGTAGCTAACAAACCACCATATTGTGGATCAGCATAGTGAAATGAGAAATTAGCCTGCACCATGTATGATATAAGGTATCAGTCCACCATCAGATGATTGCTATTATCACAAATTAAAGACTCACAAGTACCTGCGTAGGAGCAAAGTGCATGTTAGGGAATCCTGTCATTGCGCCTGACTTAGTATGAGTCGCAGATACCTTCCGCTGAGTTTCTTCAGGTCCTAGACAAGAAAATGAGAGAGATGATAATATGATTAATTCTCTTGTAAATAACATGAGTATTGAAGATATACCAAACAGTCTAATATCTGATAAGCAATGAAGATCTTACCAAAACATCAAGCAAGAGTCAATATGTACAACCAGATATTCGTTGAGAACTGACCTGATTTGGTTGAAAAAGAGATTTGTCTGGAGGGATGATCATCTCCACTACTAGCAACTTCAGTGTAAGACTGACAAGTGGACTGAGTTGAAGGTGAATCCTGGTCCTGGAAACTGATTTGCTTTGTGGTATGCAAATGTTCAGTTCTTGCATCCACCACCTTCAAGCTTAGGGGGTCATTTGGAATCATACCACCCCATGAGATGCTAGTGTTCAGGTATGGCAAAGTGGAACCTTTCTTACTCATCTGATGCCTAACGTCAATCAAGCTATTCACAcaagaatgatgaagaagacctacataaataaaataaaaaaagattagaCTATTTGGACAAAGATGATattaaacataaaagaaaatccTTTAAAACctagaaataaatataaaagagagACTTAAAAAGTTTCTAAATTGATATAAACGAACTCTGATTCGACAGTACTATCTTGAGTAAAACCAAATCGAGACGATTGGACGAAATTAGAAATTTTCCGACcaagaaacaaaacataagtTGTGACAGTCATCacttttggcaaaaaaaaaaggcgTTGACTTGAGATGAAAGGATTACCAAATCA comes from the Brassica napus cultivar Da-Ae chromosome A7, Da-Ae, whole genome shotgun sequence genome and includes:
- the LOC106354242 gene encoding solute carrier family 25 member 44-like; translated protein: MNLSTAEEESSSSAQEIHIPADINWEMLDKSKFFILGAALFSGVSGALYPAVLMKTRQQVCHHSQGSCIRGAFTLVRHEGLRGLYRGFGTSLMGTIPARALYMTALEVTKSSVGSAAVGLGFTEGKASAAANAVGGLTAAMAAQLVWTPVDVVSQRLMVQGSSGLRCCDYVNGFDAFKKIVRADGVKGLYRGFGISILTYAPSNAVWWASYSVAQRMVWGGVGCYVCKKDGESGNAMKPDSKTVMAVQGVSAAIAGSVSALITMPLDTIKTRLQVLDGEDSNGKRGGPSIGQTVRNLVREGGWTACYRGLGPRCASMSMSATTMITTYEFLKRLSAKNHDGFYSKS
- the LOC106354243 gene encoding nuclear transcription factor Y subunit A-3-like, whose product is MSKKGSTLPYLNTSISWGGMIPNDPLSLKVVDARTEHLHTTKQISFQDQDSPSTQSTCQSYTEVASSGDDHPSRQISFSTKSGPEETQRKVSATHTKSGAMTGFPNMHFAPTQANFSFHYADPQYGGLLATPYLPHAPTCNPQMVGMVPGRVALPVEITEAEPVFVNAKQYHAIMRRRQQRAKLEAQNKLIKARKPYLHESRHVHALKRPRGSGGRFLNTKKLLQESEQVAAKEQERDKSVQQANMSRFKAHMLQHNKDRGGSTTSGSDVTCVSDGADIFGHTEFQFSGFPIPTQTNRAMLVHGQSNDMHGGGELHHFSVHI